One Dromiciops gliroides isolate mDroGli1 chromosome 3, mDroGli1.pri, whole genome shotgun sequence DNA segment encodes these proteins:
- the C3H19orf47 gene encoding uncharacterized protein C19orf47 homolog isoform X2, giving the protein MVSVTMATSEWIQFFKEAGIPPGPAVNYAVMFVDNRIQKNMLLDLNKEIMNELGVTVVGDIIAILKHAKVVHRQDVCRAAAESLAPSPSHLQAELRRSAAGAASRMIANSLSRDSPPSTPARRPDASASKISVTVSNKMATKHAKAAALDQLEEENSAVPVKRRRRVTAEMEGKYVITMPKGTTPRTRKILEQQQAAKGVQRTSVFDRLGAETKADTTTGNKPTGVFSRLGDALETDEERAGDSDDDSSVLQYAGVLKRMGTSFAKDSSPLGVTIKAKATSSASKPVPATLGRSGGSQGPSAERKPDPPPKGSVIQRLGKATLPTEAQDSQVTSTKSQTARCPLPEVRLSSPSLRPPRRPWRRAVRNS; this is encoded by the exons ATGGTGTCTGTGACTATGG CTACGTCAGAATGGATCCAGTTCTTCAAGGAAGCTGGGATCCCCCCGGGGCCTGCTGTCAATTATGCTGTGATGTTTGTAGATAACAG GATCCAGAAGAACATGCTGCTAGACCTGAATAAGGAGATCATGAATGAGCTCGGGGTGACTGTGGTGGGCGACATCATTGCCATCCTCAAACACGCCAAGGTGGTGCACCGCCAG GATGTGTGCAGAGCAGCTGCCGAGTCCTTAGCACCCAGCCCCAGCCATCTGCAGGCAGAGCTTCGGCGCAGTGCCGCCGGCG CCGCCTCTCGGATGATCGCCAACAGCCTGAGTCGGGACTCCCCACCCAGCACCCCTGCCCGGCGTCCAGACGCCAGCGCCTCCAAGATCTCCGTCACTGTCTCCAACAAGATGGCCACTAAGCACGCCAAAGCAGCTG CACTGGACCAGCTTGAAGAGGAGAATTCAGCTGTGCCCGTGAAGCGGAGGCGCCGAGTGACCGCCGAGATGGAAGGGAAGTACGTCATCACCATGCCCAAGGGGACCACGCCTCGGACACGGAAGATCCTGGAGCAGCAGCAGGCAGCCAAAG GTGTCCAAAGGACATCGGTCTTTGACCGGCTTGGAGCTGAGACTAAGGCTGACACAACAACTGGGAATAAG CCCACAGGTGTCTTCAGCCGGCTGGGCGATGCCCTGGAAACAGATGAGGAGCGGGCAGGAGACAGTGATGATGACAGCTCCGTCCTGCAATACGCGGGGGTCCTCAAAAGGATGGGCACGTCCTTTGCCAAGGACAGCAGCCCCCTGGGGGTGACCATCAAGGCCAAAGCCACCAGCTCAGCATCCAAGCCAGTCCCAGCCACTCTGGGGCGCTCAGGGGGCAGTCAGGGCCCCTCTGCTGAGAGAAAGCCAGACCCACCGCCCAAAGGCAGCGTCATCCAGAGACTTGGCAAAGCTACTCTTCCAACAGAGGCTCAGGACAGCCAGGTCACCAGCACAAAGA GCCAGACTGCCCGCTGTCCTCTGCCCGAAGTGCGTCTATCCTCGCCCTCCCTGCGCCCTCCCCGCCGCCCATGGCGCCGAGCTGTTAGGAACTCTTAG
- the C3H19orf47 gene encoding uncharacterized protein C19orf47 homolog isoform X1, translating to MVSVTMATSEWIQFFKEAGIPPGPAVNYAVMFVDNRIQKNMLLDLNKEIMNELGVTVVGDIIAILKHAKVVHRQDVCRAAAESLAPSPSHLQAELRRSAAGAASRMIANSLSRDSPPSTPARRPDASASKISVTVSNKMATKHAKAAALDQLEEENSAVPVKRRRRVTAEMEGKYVITMPKGTTPRTRKILEQQQAAKGVQRTSVFDRLGAETKADTTTGNKPTGVFSRLGDALETDEERAGDSDDDSSVLQYAGVLKRMGTSFAKDSSPLGVTIKAKATSSASKPVPATLGRSGGSQGPSAERKPDPPPKGSVIQRLGKATLPTEAQDSQVTSTKSKSPAEFKVTIKRTLAGSRVSSSSEGHSAQMDNTGTISVFKRLGRKSD from the exons ATGGTGTCTGTGACTATGG CTACGTCAGAATGGATCCAGTTCTTCAAGGAAGCTGGGATCCCCCCGGGGCCTGCTGTCAATTATGCTGTGATGTTTGTAGATAACAG GATCCAGAAGAACATGCTGCTAGACCTGAATAAGGAGATCATGAATGAGCTCGGGGTGACTGTGGTGGGCGACATCATTGCCATCCTCAAACACGCCAAGGTGGTGCACCGCCAG GATGTGTGCAGAGCAGCTGCCGAGTCCTTAGCACCCAGCCCCAGCCATCTGCAGGCAGAGCTTCGGCGCAGTGCCGCCGGCG CCGCCTCTCGGATGATCGCCAACAGCCTGAGTCGGGACTCCCCACCCAGCACCCCTGCCCGGCGTCCAGACGCCAGCGCCTCCAAGATCTCCGTCACTGTCTCCAACAAGATGGCCACTAAGCACGCCAAAGCAGCTG CACTGGACCAGCTTGAAGAGGAGAATTCAGCTGTGCCCGTGAAGCGGAGGCGCCGAGTGACCGCCGAGATGGAAGGGAAGTACGTCATCACCATGCCCAAGGGGACCACGCCTCGGACACGGAAGATCCTGGAGCAGCAGCAGGCAGCCAAAG GTGTCCAAAGGACATCGGTCTTTGACCGGCTTGGAGCTGAGACTAAGGCTGACACAACAACTGGGAATAAG CCCACAGGTGTCTTCAGCCGGCTGGGCGATGCCCTGGAAACAGATGAGGAGCGGGCAGGAGACAGTGATGATGACAGCTCCGTCCTGCAATACGCGGGGGTCCTCAAAAGGATGGGCACGTCCTTTGCCAAGGACAGCAGCCCCCTGGGGGTGACCATCAAGGCCAAAGCCACCAGCTCAGCATCCAAGCCAGTCCCAGCCACTCTGGGGCGCTCAGGGGGCAGTCAGGGCCCCTCTGCTGAGAGAAAGCCAGACCCACCGCCCAAAGGCAGCGTCATCCAGAGACTTGGCAAAGCTACTCTTCCAACAGAGGCTCAGGACAGCCAGGTCACCAGCACAAAGAGTAAGTCTCCAGCTGAGTTCAAGGTTACCATAAAGAGGACCTTGGCAGGCTCGAGGGTGAGCAGCTCCAGCGAGGGTCATAGCGCACAGATGGACAACACAGGCACTATTAGTGTGTTTAAAAGACTGGGGCGGAAGAGCGACTAA